One Vanessa cardui chromosome 17, ilVanCard2.1, whole genome shotgun sequence DNA window includes the following coding sequences:
- the LOC124536877 gene encoding uncharacterized protein LOC124536877, with amino-acid sequence MVLSGASYLFSPTDFHKNPVSGFVKIELFKTIKFNSIFFTVCKACEETMASIPPSAFSAGRIRETQRDMKVSNIKKGVEPQKYFHTKLMELTPLKYNSKLMNSIWGFYNRYSPHNVKKINDALPFNAELQQSAVNSPNKNETTITLPKAKLDNVWAFNASQSH; translated from the exons ATGGTGCTGTCTGGCGCTAGTTATTTGTTCTCTCCCACCGATTTCCATAAGAACCCTGTCTCAGGCTTTGTAAAGATTGAacttttcaaaactataaaatttaattccataTTCTTTACAGTGTGTAAAG CGTGTGAAGAAACTATGGCTTCAATACCTCCATCAGCGTTTTCAGCTGGACGAATTCGTGAAACTCAACGTGATATGAAAGTTTCTAATATCAAGAAAGGAGTGGAACCGCAAAAATACTTTCACACTAAAC taatgGAGCTTACCCCTTTAAAATACAATAGCAAGCTGATGAATAGTATCTGGGGCTTCTACAATCGCTACTCTCCACATAATGTTAAGAAAATCAACGATGCTTTGCCTTTTAATGCGGAATTGCAGCA ATCTGCTGTCAATTCccctaataaaaatgaaactacGATCACTTTACCAAAAGCCAAACTTGATAACGTCTGGGCTTTCAATGCATCACAGTCtcactga
- the LOC124536878 gene encoding iron-sulfur cluster assembly 2 homolog, mitochondrial has protein sequence MFLRPWKTFRTGYKYCKYFSTQTVNISSNDAIVLSDSCVQKLKQLCDGNVFMRLCVESGGCSGFQYKFDLDDKIADDDKVFEKDGVKVVVDTTSLEYIKGSTIDYHTELIRSAFRVVQNPNADLGCSCGASFSIKIE, from the exons ATGTTTTTAAGGCCGTGGAAAACCTTTAGGACcggttataaatattgtaaatatttttctacccAAACGGTGAATATTTCAAGTAACGACGCAATTGTTTTAAGTGATAGTTGTGTACAAAAGTTAAAACAGTTATGTGATGGTAATGTATTTATGCGACTATGTGTTGAAAGTGGAGGCTGTTCtggatttcaatataaatttgatttggaTGATAAAATTGCTGATGATGATAA AGTCTTTGAAAAGGATGGTGTGAAAGTAGTAGTGGATACAACATCACTAGAATATATAAAAGGATCAACAATTGATTACCACACTGAACTGATTCGATCTGCTTTCAGAGTTGTACAAAATCCAAATGCCGATCTTGGATGCTCATGTGGAGCtagtttttctataaaaattgaatag
- the LOC124536720 gene encoding succinate dehydrogenase [ubiquinone] flavoprotein subunit, mitochondrial: MSALMKAAINRSPASLASYLYRNLHLSVGGASPLKDASVNSNASKAYTVIDHQHDALVIGAGGAGLRAAFGLVQEGFKTAVVTKLFPTRSHTVAAQGGINAALGNMEEDSWLWHMYDTVKGSDWLGDQDAIHYMTKEAPHAVIELDNYGMPFSRTPEGKIYQRAFGGQSLKFGKGGQAHRCCAVADRTGHSLLHTLYGQSLRYDCEYFIEYFALDLLMEDGVCKGCIAINLEDGTLHRFQAKNTILATGGTGRAYFSCTSAHTCTGDGTAMAARARLQNEDMEFVQFHPTGIYGAGCLMTEGCRGEGGFLVNAKGERFMERYAPVAKDLASRDVVSRAMTVEIMEGRGCGPEKDHVHLQLHHLPPEQLKQRLPGISETAMIFAGVDVTKEPIPVLPTVHYNMGGTPTNFRGEVITHQGGSDRVVPGLLAAGEASCASVHGANRLGANSLLDIVVFGRACAITVADTSRPGDKQAPLKDTTGQESIANLDSLRYANGSISTADLRLRMQKCMQKNAAVFRQKSTLQEGQQQIHEIYKQMKDVKVSDRSLIWNSDLVETLELQNLLINAVQIVEGALAREESRGAHAREDFKTRRDEYDYSKPLEGQTKLSFEQHWRKHTLAETDPESGETKLSYRPVIDHTLDQAECKTVPPVIRTY, from the exons ATGAGTGCATTAATGAAAGCAGCTATAAATCGAAGCCCTGCCTCACTg GcttcatatttatatagaaaccTCCATTTATCAGTGGGAGGGGCATCACCACTAAAAGATGCGTCTGTTAATTCGAATGCATCAAAGGCATACACAGTTATTGATCATCAACATGATGCATTAGTAATTGGGGCTGGTGGGGCAGGTTTAAGAGCTGCATTTGGTTTAGTCCAGGAAGGGTTTAAGACAGCTGTTGTTACCAAGCTATTTCCTACTAGATCTCACACAGTAGCTGCTCAAGGAGGAATTAATGCTGCCTTAG gTAACATGGAAGAAGACAGTTGGTTATGGCATATGTATGACACAGTTAAGGGTTCTGATTGGCTTGGTGACCAG GATGCCATCCACTATATGACAAAAGAAGCACCACATGCTGTAATTGAGCTTGATAACTATGGTATGCCTTTCTCTCGAACACCTGAAGGAAAGATTTATCAAAGAGCTTTTGGAGGTCAATCTCTTAAATTTGGCAAGGGTGGACAGGCACATAGGTGCTGTGCTGTTGCTGACAg AACTGGCCATTCCCTTCTTCACACACTCTATGGCCAATCCTTACGATACGACTGCGAATACTTCATTGAATACTTTGCATTGGATCTGCTCATGGAAGACGGTGTCTGCAAAGGATGCATTGCCATCAACCTCGAAGATGGAACTTTACACAg GTTCCAAGCGAAGAACACGATCCTGGCGACGGGCGGCACGGGGCGCGCGTACTTCAGTTGCACGTCGGCGCACACGTGCACGGGCGACGGCACGGCCATGGCGGCGCGCGCGCGTCTGCAAAACGAGGATATGGAGTTCGTGCAGTTCCATCCCACCG GTATTTACGGCGCTGGATGTCTAATGACGGAAGGTTGTCGTGGAGAAGGGGGCTTCTTGGTGAACGCAAAAGGAGAACGTTTCATGGAAAGATATGCACCAGTAGCAAAGGATCTCGCCAGTCGAGACGTTGTATCCAGAGCCATGACCGTTGAGATTATGGAAG gtCGTGGTTGCGGTCCAGAGAAAGACCATGTCCACCTCCAGCTTCACCACTTGCCCCCAGAACAACTGAAGCAACGTCTGCCTGGAATATCGGAAACAGCTATGATCTTTGCCGGCGTCGACGTCACCAAGGAACCAATACCTGTATTGCCCACGGTGCACTACAACATGGGAGGAACACCCACCAACTTCAGAGGAGAG GTGATCACGCACCAGGGCGGTTCGGACCGCGTGGTGCCGGGTCTGCTGGCGGCGGGCGAGGCGTCGTGCGCGTCCGTTCACGGCGCCAACCGCCTTGGCGCCAACTCGCTCCTCGACATCGTCGTGTTCGGCCGCGCCTGCGCCATCACCGTGGCCGACACCAGCCGCCCCGGCGACAAGCAGGCGCCGCTTAAGGAC ACCACTGGACAAGAAAGTATCGCAAACTTGGACAGCCTCCGATACGCAAACGGAAGCATTTCAACGGCGGACTTGCGCTTGCGCATGCAAAAGTGCATGCAGAAGAACGCTGCAGTGTTCAGACAGAAAAGCACTCTACAGGAAG GTCAGCAACAAATCCACGAAATTTACAAACAGATGAAGGACGTGAAAGTATCGGATCGGTCACTGATCTGGAACAGCGACCTGGTGGAAACTCTGGAGCTGCAAAACCTCCTCATCAACGCCGTGCAGATAGTCGAAGGAGCGCTGGCGAGGGAGGAGTCCCGTGGAGCGCATGCTCGCGAGGACTTCAAGACTCGCAGAGATGAATACGACTATTCCAAGCCTTTGGAGGGACag ACGAAGCTGAGTTTCGAGCAACACTGGAGGAAGCACACTCTCGCGGAGACGGACCCCGAGAGCGGCGAGACCAAGCTGAGCTACCGGCCGGTCATCGACCACACATTGGACCAGGCCGAGTGCAAGACCGTTCCGCCCGTCATACGCACGTACTAG